From one Equus asinus isolate D_3611 breed Donkey chromosome 5, EquAss-T2T_v2, whole genome shotgun sequence genomic stretch:
- the C5H1orf159 gene encoding uncharacterized protein C1orf159 homolog isoform X1, which translates to MSLTGLCSPQEPPALNSSVSGPQSRGLRGSGADSWFLAGLPRQRSPASEDLDVCSSRPGGPDPVLQNMALQRAVLLAGLLVEVASKSSDSAGQQPECCVDVVDVNATCPGTSLCGPGCYRHWNEDGSISCVQCRNGTYNSSECRGLAGRGVQFPVNRSTGTPGRPNFRGPQVAASLFLGTFFVSSGLILSVAGFFYLKRASRLPRVFYRRNKGTPRAAVARPCPAKGPTSTYPHARLLGEALGATDEGVQACSPVNTARRAGSSVPALQPGEAAAMIPLPQSSVRKPRYVRRERPSGKDTGPTAVSLVEARVSNV; encoded by the exons ATGTCCCTGACTGGCCTGTGTTCACCCCAGGAGCCCCCTGCCCTGAACAGTTCCGTCTCTGG GCCTCAGAGCAGAGGTCTGCGGGGCTCGGGGGCTGACTCCTGGTTCTTGGCAGGCCTGCCCCGACAGCGATCACCGGCCAGCGAGGATCTGGATGTCTGCAGCTCACGTCCTGGAGGGCCAG ACCCTGTGCTCCAGAACATGGCACTCCAGCGCGCCGTTCTCCTGGCCGGCCTCCTGGTGGAAGTTGCCAGCAAGTCCTCAGACAGTGCG GGCCAGCAGCCTGAGTGTTGTGTGGACGTGGTGGACGTCAATGCCACCTGCCCAGGCACAAGCCTGTGTGGCCCAG GCTGCTACAGGCACTGGAACGAGGACGGGAGCATCAGCTGTGTCCAGTGCAGGAATGGAACCTACAACAGTTCCGAGTGCAGAGGCC TTGCTGGCCGGGGTGTACAGTTCCCGGTGAACAGGAGCACAGGGACGCCTGGGCGGCCAAATTTCA GGGGCCCTCAAGTGGCAGCCTCCCTGTTCCTGGGGACATTCTTCGTCAGCTCGGGCCTCATCCTCTCCGTGGCCGGGTTCTTCTACCTCAAGCGTGCCAGTAGGCTCCCCAGGGTCTTCTACAGGAGAAACAAAGGTACCCCTCGTGCTGCCGTGGCGAGACCCTGCCCAGCCAAGGGCCCGACCAGCACATACCCCCACGCCAGGCTCCTCGGAGAAGCACTGGGGGCGACTGATGAGGGCGTCCAGGCGTGCAGCCCTGTGAACACAGCCAGAAGGGCCGGGTCATCAG TCCCTGCCCTGCAGCCTGGAGAAGCT GCTGCGATGATCCCCCTGCCGCAGTCCTCAG TGCGGAAGCCGCGCTACGTCAGGCGTGAGCGGCCCTCGGGCAAGGACACAGGCCCCACTGCTGTCTCCTTGGTGGAGGCCCGGGTCAGCAACGTGTGA
- the C5H1orf159 gene encoding uncharacterized protein C1orf159 homolog isoform X10 — MSLTGLCSPQEPPALNSSVSGPQSRGLRGSGADSWFLAGLPRQRSPASEDLDVCSSRPGGPDPVLQNMALQRAVLLAGLLVEVASKSSDSAGQQPECCVDVVDVNATCPGTSLCGPGCYRHWNEDGSISCVQCRNGTYNSSECRGLAGRGVQFPVNRSTGTPGRPNFIPALQPGEAAAMIPLPQSSVRKPRYVRRERPSGKDTGPTAVSLVEARVSNV; from the exons ATGTCCCTGACTGGCCTGTGTTCACCCCAGGAGCCCCCTGCCCTGAACAGTTCCGTCTCTGG GCCTCAGAGCAGAGGTCTGCGGGGCTCGGGGGCTGACTCCTGGTTCTTGGCAGGCCTGCCCCGACAGCGATCACCGGCCAGCGAGGATCTGGATGTCTGCAGCTCACGTCCTGGAGGGCCAG ACCCTGTGCTCCAGAACATGGCACTCCAGCGCGCCGTTCTCCTGGCCGGCCTCCTGGTGGAAGTTGCCAGCAAGTCCTCAGACAGTGCG GGCCAGCAGCCTGAGTGTTGTGTGGACGTGGTGGACGTCAATGCCACCTGCCCAGGCACAAGCCTGTGTGGCCCAG GCTGCTACAGGCACTGGAACGAGGACGGGAGCATCAGCTGTGTCCAGTGCAGGAATGGAACCTACAACAGTTCCGAGTGCAGAGGCC TTGCTGGCCGGGGTGTACAGTTCCCGGTGAACAGGAGCACAGGGACGCCTGGGCGGCCAAATTTCA TCCCTGCCCTGCAGCCTGGAGAAGCT GCTGCGATGATCCCCCTGCCGCAGTCCTCAG TGCGGAAGCCGCGCTACGTCAGGCGTGAGCGGCCCTCGGGCAAGGACACAGGCCCCACTGCTGTCTCCTTGGTGGAGGCCCGGGTCAGCAACGTGTGA
- the C5H1orf159 gene encoding uncharacterized protein C1orf159 homolog isoform X6 yields MSLTGLCSPQEPPALNSSVSGPQSRGLRGSGADSWFLAGLPRQRSPASEDLDVCSSRPGGPDPVLQNMALQRAVLLAGLLVEVASKSSDSAGQQPECCVDVVDVNATCPGTSLCGPGCYRHWNEDGSISCVQCRNGTYNSSECRGLAGRGVQFPVNRSTGTPGRPNFRGPQVAASLFLGTFFVSSGLILSVAGFFYLKRASRLPRVFYRRNKVPALQPGEAAAMIPLPQSSVRKPRYVRRERPSGKDTGPTAVSLVEARVSNV; encoded by the exons ATGTCCCTGACTGGCCTGTGTTCACCCCAGGAGCCCCCTGCCCTGAACAGTTCCGTCTCTGG GCCTCAGAGCAGAGGTCTGCGGGGCTCGGGGGCTGACTCCTGGTTCTTGGCAGGCCTGCCCCGACAGCGATCACCGGCCAGCGAGGATCTGGATGTCTGCAGCTCACGTCCTGGAGGGCCAG ACCCTGTGCTCCAGAACATGGCACTCCAGCGCGCCGTTCTCCTGGCCGGCCTCCTGGTGGAAGTTGCCAGCAAGTCCTCAGACAGTGCG GGCCAGCAGCCTGAGTGTTGTGTGGACGTGGTGGACGTCAATGCCACCTGCCCAGGCACAAGCCTGTGTGGCCCAG GCTGCTACAGGCACTGGAACGAGGACGGGAGCATCAGCTGTGTCCAGTGCAGGAATGGAACCTACAACAGTTCCGAGTGCAGAGGCC TTGCTGGCCGGGGTGTACAGTTCCCGGTGAACAGGAGCACAGGGACGCCTGGGCGGCCAAATTTCA GGGGCCCTCAAGTGGCAGCCTCCCTGTTCCTGGGGACATTCTTCGTCAGCTCGGGCCTCATCCTCTCCGTGGCCGGGTTCTTCTACCTCAAGCGTGCCAGTAGGCTCCCCAGGGTCTTCTACAGGAGAAACAAAG TCCCTGCCCTGCAGCCTGGAGAAGCT GCTGCGATGATCCCCCTGCCGCAGTCCTCAG TGCGGAAGCCGCGCTACGTCAGGCGTGAGCGGCCCTCGGGCAAGGACACAGGCCCCACTGCTGTCTCCTTGGTGGAGGCCCGGGTCAGCAACGTGTGA
- the C5H1orf159 gene encoding uncharacterized protein C1orf159 homolog isoform X14: MSLTGLCSPQEPPALNSSVSGPQSRGLRGSGADSWFLAGLPRQRSPASEDLDVCSSRPGGPDPVLQNMALQRAVLLAGLLVEVASKSSDSAGQQPECCVDVVDVNATCPGTSLCGPGCYRHWNEDGSISCVQCRNGTYNSSECRGLPALQPGEAAAMIPLPQSSVRKPRYVRRERPSGKDTGPTAVSLVEARVSNV, encoded by the exons ATGTCCCTGACTGGCCTGTGTTCACCCCAGGAGCCCCCTGCCCTGAACAGTTCCGTCTCTGG GCCTCAGAGCAGAGGTCTGCGGGGCTCGGGGGCTGACTCCTGGTTCTTGGCAGGCCTGCCCCGACAGCGATCACCGGCCAGCGAGGATCTGGATGTCTGCAGCTCACGTCCTGGAGGGCCAG ACCCTGTGCTCCAGAACATGGCACTCCAGCGCGCCGTTCTCCTGGCCGGCCTCCTGGTGGAAGTTGCCAGCAAGTCCTCAGACAGTGCG GGCCAGCAGCCTGAGTGTTGTGTGGACGTGGTGGACGTCAATGCCACCTGCCCAGGCACAAGCCTGTGTGGCCCAG GCTGCTACAGGCACTGGAACGAGGACGGGAGCATCAGCTGTGTCCAGTGCAGGAATGGAACCTACAACAGTTCCGAGTGCAGAGGCC TCCCTGCCCTGCAGCCTGGAGAAGCT GCTGCGATGATCCCCCTGCCGCAGTCCTCAG TGCGGAAGCCGCGCTACGTCAGGCGTGAGCGGCCCTCGGGCAAGGACACAGGCCCCACTGCTGTCTCCTTGGTGGAGGCCCGGGTCAGCAACGTGTGA
- the C5H1orf159 gene encoding uncharacterized protein C1orf159 homolog isoform X7, protein MSLTGLCSPQEPPALNSSVSGPQSRGLRGSGADSWFLAGLPRQRSPASEDLDVCSSRPGGPDPVLQNMALQRAVLLAGLLVEVASKSSDSAGQQPECCVDVVDVNATCPGTSLCGPGCYRHWNEDGSISCVQCRNGTYNSSECRGRGPQVAASLFLGTFFVSSGLILSVAGFFYLKRASRLPRVFYRRNKVPALQPGEAAAMIPLPQSSVRKPRYVRRERPSGKDTGPTAVSLVEARVSNV, encoded by the exons ATGTCCCTGACTGGCCTGTGTTCACCCCAGGAGCCCCCTGCCCTGAACAGTTCCGTCTCTGG GCCTCAGAGCAGAGGTCTGCGGGGCTCGGGGGCTGACTCCTGGTTCTTGGCAGGCCTGCCCCGACAGCGATCACCGGCCAGCGAGGATCTGGATGTCTGCAGCTCACGTCCTGGAGGGCCAG ACCCTGTGCTCCAGAACATGGCACTCCAGCGCGCCGTTCTCCTGGCCGGCCTCCTGGTGGAAGTTGCCAGCAAGTCCTCAGACAGTGCG GGCCAGCAGCCTGAGTGTTGTGTGGACGTGGTGGACGTCAATGCCACCTGCCCAGGCACAAGCCTGTGTGGCCCAG GCTGCTACAGGCACTGGAACGAGGACGGGAGCATCAGCTGTGTCCAGTGCAGGAATGGAACCTACAACAGTTCCGAGTGCAGAGGCC GGGGCCCTCAAGTGGCAGCCTCCCTGTTCCTGGGGACATTCTTCGTCAGCTCGGGCCTCATCCTCTCCGTGGCCGGGTTCTTCTACCTCAAGCGTGCCAGTAGGCTCCCCAGGGTCTTCTACAGGAGAAACAAAG TCCCTGCCCTGCAGCCTGGAGAAGCT GCTGCGATGATCCCCCTGCCGCAGTCCTCAG TGCGGAAGCCGCGCTACGTCAGGCGTGAGCGGCCCTCGGGCAAGGACACAGGCCCCACTGCTGTCTCCTTGGTGGAGGCCCGGGTCAGCAACGTGTGA
- the C5H1orf159 gene encoding uncharacterized protein C1orf159 homolog isoform X16 → MSLTGLCSPQEPPALNSSVSGPQSRGLRGSGADSWFLAGLPRQRSPASEDLDVCSSRPGGPDPVLQNMALQRAVLLAGLLVEVASKSSDSAAATGTGTRTGASAVSSAGMEPTTVPSAEAGALKWQPPCSWGHSSSARASSSPWPGSSTSSVPVGSPGSSTGETKSLPCSLEKLLR, encoded by the exons ATGTCCCTGACTGGCCTGTGTTCACCCCAGGAGCCCCCTGCCCTGAACAGTTCCGTCTCTGG GCCTCAGAGCAGAGGTCTGCGGGGCTCGGGGGCTGACTCCTGGTTCTTGGCAGGCCTGCCCCGACAGCGATCACCGGCCAGCGAGGATCTGGATGTCTGCAGCTCACGTCCTGGAGGGCCAG ACCCTGTGCTCCAGAACATGGCACTCCAGCGCGCCGTTCTCCTGGCCGGCCTCCTGGTGGAAGTTGCCAGCAAGTCCTCAGACAGTGCG GCTGCTACAGGCACTGGAACGAGGACGGGAGCATCAGCTGTGTCCAGTGCAGGAATGGAACCTACAACAGTTCCGAGTGCAGAGGCC GGGGCCCTCAAGTGGCAGCCTCCCTGTTCCTGGGGACATTCTTCGTCAGCTCGGGCCTCATCCTCTCCGTGGCCGGGTTCTTCTACCTCAAGCGTGCCAGTAGGCTCCCCAGGGTCTTCTACAGGAGAAACAAAG TCCCTGCCCTGCAGCCTGGAGAAGCT GCTGCGATGA
- the C5H1orf159 gene encoding uncharacterized protein C1orf159 homolog isoform X4 has product MALQRAVLLAGLLVEVASKSSDSAGQQPECCVDVVDVNATCPGTSLCGPGCYRHWNEDGSISCVQCRNGTYNSSECRGLAGRGVQFPVNRSTGTPGRPNFRGPQVAASLFLGTFFVSSGLILSVAGFFYLKRASRLPRVFYRRNKVPALQPGEAAAMIPLPQSSVRKPRYVRRERPSGKDTGPTAVSLVEARVSNV; this is encoded by the exons ATGGCACTCCAGCGCGCCGTTCTCCTGGCCGGCCTCCTGGTGGAAGTTGCCAGCAAGTCCTCAGACAGTGCG GGCCAGCAGCCTGAGTGTTGTGTGGACGTGGTGGACGTCAATGCCACCTGCCCAGGCACAAGCCTGTGTGGCCCAG GCTGCTACAGGCACTGGAACGAGGACGGGAGCATCAGCTGTGTCCAGTGCAGGAATGGAACCTACAACAGTTCCGAGTGCAGAGGCC TTGCTGGCCGGGGTGTACAGTTCCCGGTGAACAGGAGCACAGGGACGCCTGGGCGGCCAAATTTCA GGGGCCCTCAAGTGGCAGCCTCCCTGTTCCTGGGGACATTCTTCGTCAGCTCGGGCCTCATCCTCTCCGTGGCCGGGTTCTTCTACCTCAAGCGTGCCAGTAGGCTCCCCAGGGTCTTCTACAGGAGAAACAAAG TCCCTGCCCTGCAGCCTGGAGAAGCT GCTGCGATGATCCCCCTGCCGCAGTCCTCAG TGCGGAAGCCGCGCTACGTCAGGCGTGAGCGGCCCTCGGGCAAGGACACAGGCCCCACTGCTGTCTCCTTGGTGGAGGCCCGGGTCAGCAACGTGTGA
- the C5H1orf159 gene encoding uncharacterized protein C1orf159 homolog isoform X3 → MALQRAVLLAGLLVEVASKSSDSAGQQPECCVDVVDVNATCPGTSLCGPGCYRHWNEDGSISCVQCRNGTYNSSECRGLAGRGVQFPVNRSTGTPGRPNFRGPQVAASLFLGTFFVSSGLILSVAGFFYLKRASRLPRVFYRRNKGTPRAAVARPCPAKGPTSTYPHARLLGEALGATDEGVQACSPVNTARRAGSSVPALQPGEAAAMIPLPQSSVRKPRYVRRERPSGKDTGPTAVSLVEARVSNV, encoded by the exons ATGGCACTCCAGCGCGCCGTTCTCCTGGCCGGCCTCCTGGTGGAAGTTGCCAGCAAGTCCTCAGACAGTGCG GGCCAGCAGCCTGAGTGTTGTGTGGACGTGGTGGACGTCAATGCCACCTGCCCAGGCACAAGCCTGTGTGGCCCAG GCTGCTACAGGCACTGGAACGAGGACGGGAGCATCAGCTGTGTCCAGTGCAGGAATGGAACCTACAACAGTTCCGAGTGCAGAGGCC TTGCTGGCCGGGGTGTACAGTTCCCGGTGAACAGGAGCACAGGGACGCCTGGGCGGCCAAATTTCA GGGGCCCTCAAGTGGCAGCCTCCCTGTTCCTGGGGACATTCTTCGTCAGCTCGGGCCTCATCCTCTCCGTGGCCGGGTTCTTCTACCTCAAGCGTGCCAGTAGGCTCCCCAGGGTCTTCTACAGGAGAAACAAAGGTACCCCTCGTGCTGCCGTGGCGAGACCCTGCCCAGCCAAGGGCCCGACCAGCACATACCCCCACGCCAGGCTCCTCGGAGAAGCACTGGGGGCGACTGATGAGGGCGTCCAGGCGTGCAGCCCTGTGAACACAGCCAGAAGGGCCGGGTCATCAG TCCCTGCCCTGCAGCCTGGAGAAGCT GCTGCGATGATCCCCCTGCCGCAGTCCTCAG TGCGGAAGCCGCGCTACGTCAGGCGTGAGCGGCCCTCGGGCAAGGACACAGGCCCCACTGCTGTCTCCTTGGTGGAGGCCCGGGTCAGCAACGTGTGA
- the C5H1orf159 gene encoding uncharacterized protein C1orf159 homolog isoform X12, whose protein sequence is MALQRAVLLAGLLVEVASKSSDSAGQQPECCVDVVDVNATCPGTSLCGPGCYRHWNEDGSISCVQCRNGTYNSSECRGRGPQVAASLFLGTFFVSSGLILSVAGFFYLKRASRLPRVFYRRNKVPALQPGEAAAMIPLPQSSVRKPRYVRRERPSGKDTGPTAVSLVEARVSNV, encoded by the exons ATGGCACTCCAGCGCGCCGTTCTCCTGGCCGGCCTCCTGGTGGAAGTTGCCAGCAAGTCCTCAGACAGTGCG GGCCAGCAGCCTGAGTGTTGTGTGGACGTGGTGGACGTCAATGCCACCTGCCCAGGCACAAGCCTGTGTGGCCCAG GCTGCTACAGGCACTGGAACGAGGACGGGAGCATCAGCTGTGTCCAGTGCAGGAATGGAACCTACAACAGTTCCGAGTGCAGAGGCC GGGGCCCTCAAGTGGCAGCCTCCCTGTTCCTGGGGACATTCTTCGTCAGCTCGGGCCTCATCCTCTCCGTGGCCGGGTTCTTCTACCTCAAGCGTGCCAGTAGGCTCCCCAGGGTCTTCTACAGGAGAAACAAAG TCCCTGCCCTGCAGCCTGGAGAAGCT GCTGCGATGATCCCCCTGCCGCAGTCCTCAG TGCGGAAGCCGCGCTACGTCAGGCGTGAGCGGCCCTCGGGCAAGGACACAGGCCCCACTGCTGTCTCCTTGGTGGAGGCCCGGGTCAGCAACGTGTGA
- the C5H1orf159 gene encoding uncharacterized protein C1orf159 homolog isoform X2, producing MALQRAVLLAGLLVEVASKSSDSAGQQPECCVDVVDVNATCPGTSLCGPGCYRHWNEDGSISCVQCRNGTYNSSECRGRGPQVAASLFLGTFFVSSGLILSVAGFFYLKRASRLPRVFYRRNKGTPRAAVARPCPAKGPTSTYPHARLLGEALGATDEGVQACSPVNTARRAGSSVPALQPGEAAAMIPLPQSSVRKPRYVRRERPSGKDTGPTAVSLVEARVSNV from the exons ATGGCACTCCAGCGCGCCGTTCTCCTGGCCGGCCTCCTGGTGGAAGTTGCCAGCAAGTCCTCAGACAGTGCG GGCCAGCAGCCTGAGTGTTGTGTGGACGTGGTGGACGTCAATGCCACCTGCCCAGGCACAAGCCTGTGTGGCCCAG GCTGCTACAGGCACTGGAACGAGGACGGGAGCATCAGCTGTGTCCAGTGCAGGAATGGAACCTACAACAGTTCCGAGTGCAGAGGCC GGGGCCCTCAAGTGGCAGCCTCCCTGTTCCTGGGGACATTCTTCGTCAGCTCGGGCCTCATCCTCTCCGTGGCCGGGTTCTTCTACCTCAAGCGTGCCAGTAGGCTCCCCAGGGTCTTCTACAGGAGAAACAAAGGTACCCCTCGTGCTGCCGTGGCGAGACCCTGCCCAGCCAAGGGCCCGACCAGCACATACCCCCACGCCAGGCTCCTCGGAGAAGCACTGGGGGCGACTGATGAGGGCGTCCAGGCGTGCAGCCCTGTGAACACAGCCAGAAGGGCCGGGTCATCAG TCCCTGCCCTGCAGCCTGGAGAAGCT GCTGCGATGATCCCCCTGCCGCAGTCCTCAG TGCGGAAGCCGCGCTACGTCAGGCGTGAGCGGCCCTCGGGCAAGGACACAGGCCCCACTGCTGTCTCCTTGGTGGAGGCCCGGGTCAGCAACGTGTGA
- the C5H1orf159 gene encoding uncharacterized protein C1orf159 homolog isoform X18, with translation MALQRAVLLAGLLVEVASKSSDSAGQQPECCVDVVDVNATCPGTSLCGPGCYRHWNEDGSISCVQCRNGTYNSSECRGLPALQPGEAAAMIPLPQSSVRKPRYVRRERPSGKDTGPTAVSLVEARVSNV, from the exons ATGGCACTCCAGCGCGCCGTTCTCCTGGCCGGCCTCCTGGTGGAAGTTGCCAGCAAGTCCTCAGACAGTGCG GGCCAGCAGCCTGAGTGTTGTGTGGACGTGGTGGACGTCAATGCCACCTGCCCAGGCACAAGCCTGTGTGGCCCAG GCTGCTACAGGCACTGGAACGAGGACGGGAGCATCAGCTGTGTCCAGTGCAGGAATGGAACCTACAACAGTTCCGAGTGCAGAGGCC TCCCTGCCCTGCAGCCTGGAGAAGCT GCTGCGATGATCCCCCTGCCGCAGTCCTCAG TGCGGAAGCCGCGCTACGTCAGGCGTGAGCGGCCCTCGGGCAAGGACACAGGCCCCACTGCTGTCTCCTTGGTGGAGGCCCGGGTCAGCAACGTGTGA
- the C5H1orf159 gene encoding uncharacterized protein C1orf159 homolog isoform X15: MALQRAVLLAGLLVEVASKSSDSAGQQPECCVDVVDVNATCPGTSLCGPGCYRHWNEDGSISCVQCRNGTYNSSECRGLAGRGVQFPVNRSTGTPGRPNFIPALQPGEAAAMIPLPQSSVRKPRYVRRERPSGKDTGPTAVSLVEARVSNV; the protein is encoded by the exons ATGGCACTCCAGCGCGCCGTTCTCCTGGCCGGCCTCCTGGTGGAAGTTGCCAGCAAGTCCTCAGACAGTGCG GGCCAGCAGCCTGAGTGTTGTGTGGACGTGGTGGACGTCAATGCCACCTGCCCAGGCACAAGCCTGTGTGGCCCAG GCTGCTACAGGCACTGGAACGAGGACGGGAGCATCAGCTGTGTCCAGTGCAGGAATGGAACCTACAACAGTTCCGAGTGCAGAGGCC TTGCTGGCCGGGGTGTACAGTTCCCGGTGAACAGGAGCACAGGGACGCCTGGGCGGCCAAATTTCA TCCCTGCCCTGCAGCCTGGAGAAGCT GCTGCGATGATCCCCCTGCCGCAGTCCTCAG TGCGGAAGCCGCGCTACGTCAGGCGTGAGCGGCCCTCGGGCAAGGACACAGGCCCCACTGCTGTCTCCTTGGTGGAGGCCCGGGTCAGCAACGTGTGA